From Microbacterium sp. LWH7-1.2:
TGCCGCGCGATGACGGTGCTCGCCCGCTCCGACGAGCGGGGCGGCCCGCGCTCGCTGTCGCTCGTGCTCGTCGACAAGGACGAGGCGGACCCCGCGACGATCGGGTACGAGCCGAAGGTCGCGTCCCACGGCCTGCGCGGCGCCAACCTCGCCGGCATCCGCTTCGAGGGATCTGTCGTCGGCCCGGACACCGTCGTCGGCCCGGAAGGCCACGGCCTCGAGATCGTGCTGAAGAGCCTGCAGCTCACCCGGCCGTTCACGACCGGGCTGTCGATGGGCGCCGTCGATCGGGCGCTGCAGACCGCGTTGGACGCCGCCGCCGTGCCCGACGGCGCGCACGGTCGCCTCCTCGACTCCCCGACCGCGCGGCGGTCGCTCGGCGTCGCCGTGGCCGACGCGCTCCTGGTCGAGTGCCTCATGCTGGTCGGGGTCCGCTCGGCCCACGCCGTCCCCGCGGAGATGGCGCTCGTCAGCGCGCTGGTGAAATTCCTCGGCCCCGACACGGCCGACCTGCTGTTCCGCGACCTCACCCGGCTGCTCGGGGCGCGGGCGCTCGTCGTGGGAACGGAGGCCTCGGGGGCGCTGCATCCGTCCGCCTTCGGCGCGTTCCAGAAGGCCGCCCGCGACAGCCGCGTCGTCGGCATCTTCGACGGCAACTCGGTCGTCAACCTGAACATGATCGTCAACGAGCTGCCGAATCAGCTGCGTCCGGCGCCCGCGCCGCCGCTGGCGGAGGTGCTCGCGCCCCTTCGCGCCGACGCGCATTTCGATGCGCTCGACACGACCGCGCTGCGACTGGTGACTCGGCACGGCTCCCGGCTGCTGCGATCGCTGCCGGCGTTCGTCGACGCGCTCGACGACGGGCGGACGTCGCGCGCCGCCGTCGACGCGGCGCGGTGGATCGGCCGCGAGTACACGGCGCTGCTCGCCGAGGCGGAGACGCTCCCCCGGCAGTCGCAGCCCGATCCGCTGGCCTTCCACCTCGCCGAACGGTTCGCACTCGTCTTCGGCGGGGCATGCGCGCTGGCCGTTCATCTCGCGCGGGCGGGCGCGGTGCCCGGCCCGCTGGGTGACAGCGACGTGTGGCTCGCGGCCGTGCTGGAGCGCGTGGCGAACCGCCTCGGCGCGGATCCGGTCCAGGCTCCGGTCGCCGACGCGCTGCTCGACGCCGCAGCCCGGGCGCACGCGGCCGGCGGCGCGGTGACGCTGCTGGGTTCGTGGACGGAGCGATCATGAGCATCGCGGAGAGCGTGGAACGGGCGCGCCTCGCCTTCGGACTCGACGTCGCCGTCGGGCTCGACGTCCTCGAGCCGCTCATCGGGCGGATGCGGCTCGTCATCCCCGGCGGCGGGCGCGCGGTGACGAGCGCACTGCGGACGTACCGGTTCGACGCCTCCGACGTCGCGCCGGAGTCCGATGCCGCCCTGGTCACCGCTATCCGCGCGGCGGTGCCGGCCGCGGCGCTCGGCGCGCTCGACGCCGCGCTGCGCGAGTCCGTGCAGTACTCCCATGCCCGCCACCTGTATGGCGGCGCGGTGCTCGACATCCCGCACGCTCGCAGCCTGCTGGCCGCGGCGCTGGCCGATGCGCTCACCGCCGACGCGCTGAGCAGCGCGGCCGTGTGCCTTGCGGACGCACGCGCCCCCGCAGCATCCGTCGCCGTCGCCCTGAGCGCCCACCTCTCGTGCCTGCTGCTCGCCGAGGCGGCCCAGCAGGTGTCGGTGCTCGCCGGCTCGACGTTCTACGCGCGCATCGCGCCGTTCGAGCTCATCGAGCAGCACGTGCGCGACCTCTCGGCGCTCGCCGTACTCGTTCCGGACCTCGCCGATCCGCTTCCCACGGCGCTCGACGGGCTGGGCGCGTGGTGCGTCGATACGGATGCTGCCGCCCCGGGCTCGCTGCTGCGGCCCGAGGTCGTGGCGGCCATCGCCATGGATGCCCCCGGGGCGGTCGAGGTGCACGTCGCGCTCGCGGCGGCAGCGGCCGAGACCGCGGCGGAGGCGGCGGGCTCGGAGTCACTCGACCCGCACCAGTCGCTCGAGCTCGCCCATCGGGTGTCGCTGCTCACCGCGGCCGCCGCGGTGGTCGACGGCTGGATGCACGCGCGCGGCTCGGAGGCGATCGCGGGCGACCCGCTCGCGATGGAGGCCTGCCTCAGACGCATCCGCGGGCGGGTGGTGCGGCGGCAGCCGCCGCTTCCCGCCGACCTCGTGGCGCGGCTCGTCGCGCACGCCGAAGCCCGCGCCGCGAGCGGCGAGGAGATGGCGATCGGCCCCGCCCGGGCGGCCGTCCCGCCGATGTGAGATGAGAAAGGACGACACATGCCTGTACAGCTGACCGCCACCGAGATCGAGCAGTGGCTCGTCGGACGCGTCGTCGCCTACGGCAAGATCCAGGCCGATGCGTTCACGATCGACACGCCGCTGGCCGAACTCGGACTCGACTCCGTCTACGCCCTCACGCTCTGCGGCGACATCGAGGACGAGTTCCAGCTCGAGGTCGACCCGACGATCGTGTGGGACCACCCCACGATCCGCGAGCTCGCCGAAGGCATCCGTCAGCGTGCCGATGAGTGAAGCCGGCGGCGACGCCCGGCGCACGCTCGTCTCCGCGCGGGGCGTGCACGTCGTGACGGGCCGCGTCCCCGGTATCGGCTCCGGCTTCGACGCCGAGGACGCCGCGCAGCTTCTCGGAACGGATGCCGCCACCCTCGGCTCGCTGGACGAGACCCGTGTCGCGTCGTACCTCACGGCGCGCCGGTGGGTGCGCGACATCGTCACCGTGCGCCTGCGGCGGGCCTGGAGCGGGTTCGAGGCGACCCCGCGCGGTGTGAAGCCGCGACTCGCCGACTCGACGCTGGATGTCAGCATCGCCCACGCGGGAGACCGGCTCGTCGTCGGGGTGGTCGAACACGGGCGGATCGGCGTCGACGTCGAGCTCGTGGCATCCGTCTTCGATCAGCCGTCGCTCGTCGGTCGCCTCTGCACCCCTGCCGAGCGCCGACGCGCCGACGCGCTGGGGCCCGCCGAGCGGCGGGCGTGGCTCACGCAGCTGTGGACGGTGAAGGAGTCGTACGCGAAGGCGCTGGGGGCGGGTCTGTCGCTGGACTTCCGGCAGCTCGACGGCGCCGGTCTGCGTCACAGAGTCGCCGTTCGCGGTGTGCTGACTCCCGCGACGGGGGCGAGTCATGCAAAGATCGCTGTCAGCTGGGTCGATGCTGCCCCTTCCCGTTCTCCCTCGTCCATTCGGGCGATCTAGTCCCATCCCTGGAAGGGCATACTCATGCGTCTGTCTGTCATCGGCTGCGGGTACCTCGGCGCGGTCCACGCGGCCGCGATGGCCTCGATCGGTCACGATGTCGTCGGCATCGACGTCGACGCGCGCAAGGTCGCGTCGCTGTCCAAGGGCGAGGCACCGTTCTTCGAACCCGGGCTGCAGGAGATCCTCACCGAGGGCATCGCCTCCGGACGACTCCGGTTCACCACCGACATGGCCGCTGCCGCCGGCGCGGCGGTGCACTTCGTGGGTGTCGGCACCCCGCAGCAGAAAGACGGCTACGCCGCCGACCTCACCTACGTCAACGCCGCCATCGACTCCCTGCTGCCCTACCTGTCGGCCGGTGACATCGTGGCCGGCAAGTCGACCGTCCCCGTCGGCACCGCCGCCGACCTCGCCCCCCGCGTCGAGGCGACCGGCGCGACGCTGGTGTGGAACCCCGAGTTCCTCCGCGAAGGGTTCGCGGTCAAGGACACCATCGACCCCGACAGGCTCGTCGTGGGCGTGCCCGCCGGCGAGGCCGGCCAGGCCGCCGCCGACACACTCCGCGAGGTGTACCACCCGTCCGTCGCGAAGGACACCCCGTTCATCGTCACCGACCTCGCCACCGCCGAACTGGTCAAGGTCGCCGCCAACGCGTTCCTCGCCACCAAGATCTCGTTCATCAACGCGATGGCCGAGATCGCCGAGGTCACCGGCGCCGACGTCACCCAGCTCGCCGACGCCATCGGCCACGACGCGCGCATCGGCCGCCGCTTCCTGGGCGCCGGCATCGGCTTCGGCGGCGGCTGCCTGCCCAAAGACATCCGCGCGTTCTCCGCCCGCGCCGAAGAACTCGGCCGCGGCGAATCGGTCGCGTTCCTCCGCGAAGTCGACGCGATCAACCTGCGCCGCCGCGAACGCGCCGTGCAGCTCGTCCTCGAAGCCCTCGACGGATCCGTGTTCAAGAAGAACATCACCGTGCTCGGCGCCGCGTTCAAGCCCTACAGCGACGACATCCGCGACTCCCCCGCCCTCGACGTCGCCGTGCGCCTGCACGGCCTCGGCGCCTGGGTCACCATCACCGACCCCGCCGCGATCCCCAACGCCCAGCGCCTGCACCCGCAGCTGAACTACGTCGAAGACCGCGACGAAGCCCTCCGCGAAGCCGACGCCGTCATCCTCGTCACCGAATGGGACGAATACCGCCGCGAACTCACCCCCGAACACGCCGCCACCCTCACCCGCGGCAAAGTCGTCATCGACGGCCGCAACGGCTGGGACGCCACCGCCTGGCGCAACGCCGGCTGGGCCTACCACGGCATGGGACGCCCCTGACCCCCACGACCGTCCCCGCGAGCCCGAGAGATGAGGCGGGTTTCAGCCGATCATGAACACTTGACGCTCGCCTTCACGGAAACCGTGCGAACGGTAGAAGTCGAACGCCGGCACGTCGCTGTCCTGCGACGGCGACGAGGCTGGCTGATCTCGGGATTCCGCGAAGTTCGCTCAGGTACAGCGCTGCGGTCGCGAGGCTCCATGCGTCGTTCCACGGCGGCCTGTTGTAGGCACGAAGCCCGCGAGCAGGGCGTCGTCGCCGCCAGGCTCCCACGGTCGGATCACGACGGTCTGCGCTTCGGTCATCTCATTCCCGCGTCGGGCGGGGTCCACCGTAGCCGGTTGAGCGGATGGTGCCAGACGCAGGGGGTATCGGCGGGGCGGGGTGTCGGGGCGCCACCGGCGATGTCGGGGGCCCCTGTCATGATGGGCGTAGCAAGGTCATCGAGTGCCCCCCGGTTCGCCGGGTCGATGACTCCCTTGATGGGGAGCGAGAGTCGCGCGTGGCGCGACGGAAGGGCACATCGTGGACCACGAAGAGCGTGATCGGGCCGAGGCGCAGAGCGCCGGCGCGTTCGCCGACGAACTTCGCGCGATCCACGCCGACGAGGCAGCGCTGCAGGCCCGCAAGCTGCGACTGCTCGCCCGAGCGTTCGAGCTCGCAGAGACCCAGAAGGCCCGTATCCCGTCGATGCGGTCGCGGGAACGCGATATGCCGCTGCGGTCGCTGGCCGCCGAACTCGGCCTCGCGGTGCGCATGAACGACCGTACGATGCAGTCCCACCTGTGGGACGCTCACCGACTCGTCACCGACTTTCCGGCGACCGTCGACGCACTCGGCAGCGGTGACATCTCGCGCGCACACGCCTCGGCGATCCTCGACGCCGGCGCCGACATCGACGACGCCTCAGCCCGCGGCGCCTACGAACAGGCAGTGCTCGACCACGCCCGCGGCACGACCGCGGCACGCACGCGCTCCTTCGCCCAGCAGCAGGCCGACATCCACAACCCCCGCACCCTGCAAGAGCGCCACGACAGCGCCGTCCAGGGTCGTCGCATCTGGGTCACCGACCTGGCCGACGGCATGTCGCAGCTCAACCTTCTGACGTCGACCGCGCTCGCCCACGGCATCCTCGACCGCACCACCAGGCAGGCGAAACTCATCAAGCGGCTCGATGCTGCCGCACGTCGCGACTCGATGAGTGCGCCGGTCGAGGGTGACGGGGCGGGCGGTGACCACGTCGCACGAGGAGAAGACGCGTCGACGGGTGCCGCAGCCGACGACACCTGGTTCGACCAGCGCACGATCGACCAGACCCGCGCCGACCTCGTCATCGACCTGCTGCTCACGGGATCACCGGCGATCGACCCCACGCTTGACGCTTCGCCGGGCGGGCTCGGCGCGATCCGCGCGATGGTGCAGGTCACCGTGCCGGTAACCACGTTGACGGGGGTCACGACCGGCGGCGCAGAGCTCGACGGCCGCGCCCCGGTCGACGCCGAGACCGCACGGCGACTCGCCGGCGACGCGCCAGGGTGGGATCGGGTCATGACCGACCCCGTCACCGGCATCGTTCTCACCGTCGACCGATATCAGCCAAGCGCCGAGCAGAAGCGGTTCCTCCACGCGCGAGACCAGCATTGCCGATTCCCGGGCTGCCGCAGACCGGCCAGATCATGCGACCACGACCATACGCAGGACTTCGCGCTCGGCGGACCGACCGAGATCTGCAACCTCGCGTGCTTCTGCAAGCGGCACCACACCCTCAAACACAACACCGACTGGACCGTCCGGCAGCTGCCCGGCGGCACCCTCGAGTGGACGAGCCCGGCCGGCGCCCATTACCTCGAAGACCCACCAGCTCGCGTCGTCTTCGTGCCGAGCGCCGACCCGCCACCGTTCTGATGTTCTCCCTCACTCCGGACCCATGTCGCAGACCGGCGCCCGCTGCTAGCATCACGCTCAAGTCCGCTGGGGGGACGGGATGCGACGTGGGATCCGGGTGCTCCTCGCGACGATCGTGTCGGTCGCCGCGCTCGGCGTCGGCGCCCCGACGGCGCAGGCCGCGACGGGCGACTTCGAAGACGCGCTGGCCGCGTGGGTGCCGCCGGACGCCGACGGCGCAGCATCCGGGATCCCCGCCATCGAGTTCACCGAAGAGTCGCTCGCGGGGTGCGAGAGCGGCGCGTATCGCGAGCTGACGCTCAGGTCGGGCGGCATAGTGCGCGTGATCTGGATGGAGTGCGGCACGCCGGCTAGGTGTGATGTCCAGGGACGTTGTTTCGGGACACGCCCGGAGTAGCTGAGTAGCGAAGGCCTCCCGGTTGTGAAGTGGAGCTGTCTAGTTCAACCGCTTCACGAACGCAGGAGGCCCTCGTGTCCCACGCTAACGCTGCTCTGACTCCCCGTGCCCGACTGCGCCTCGCGCGCCTTATCGTCGACGAGGGGTGGCCACTGCAGGTGGCAGCGAAGATGTTCATGGTCTCGACCGTGACAGCCCGGAAGTGGGCGGCCAGATTCCGATCCGAGGGGCCGGCGGGGATGTCGGATCGGTCGAGCCGCCCCCGCTCGATGCCTGCGAAGACGCCGTCGCCGGTTGTGAAGAAGATCGTGAAGGCCCGCTGGCGGCGTCGGCTGGGCCCGGTCCAGATCGCCGGTGAGCTCGGTCTGGCTCCGTCGACCGTTCACGCGGTTCTGGTGCGTTGCGGCCTCAACCGCCTCTCCGCGATCGACCGGGTCACCGGGGAGCCGATCCGCCGTTATGAGCACGACCATCCCGGCGCACTGATCCACGTCGATGTCACCAAGTTCGGTCGCATCCCCGACGGCGGCGGGCACCGGTTCGTCGGACGGCAGCAGGGCGCCCGGAACAAGCTCGAGACGCCAGGACTGCCGCGCGGCAAGGACCACAAGCCGAGGACCGGCACCGGGTTCTTCCACACCGTCGTCGACGACAACTCGCGGGTGGCTTATGTCGAAGAGCACGACGACGAGCGAGCCGAGACTGCCGTCGGCGTCCTCACCCGCGCGATCGCGTTCTTCGCCGATCACGGCGTGACCGTCGAGCGCGTCCTTTCCGACAACGGCTCCTGCTACCGGTCCCTTGCCTGGCGAGACGCCTGCGCCGACCTCGGCATCAGACACAAGCGCACCCGCCCGTACCGCCCGCAGACCAACGGCAAGATCGAGCGCTTCCACCGCACGCTGGCCGACGGATGGGCCTACGCGAAGTTCTACCCGTCAGAGACCGAACGCCGCGACGCCCTGCCCGGCTGGATCCACTTCTACAATCACCACAGGCGACACTCCGCAATCGGAGCCCCACCCATCAGCAGGATCAACAACCTGCCTGGACATCACAGCTAGGGCGGTCGAGCGCGTCAGCGCCGAATGGTCGGACTACGGCCTGCTGCCTGCTCCCGCGGTGGCCCCGGCTCTCGGCGAGGGGTTCGAGCTCACCGCGCGATTCGTCTCGGCCGAGACCTCGCCGATGCTCTTCCGGATCTGGGCGCAAGGCACCCACGCCGTCGGCGTCGGCCGCACGTGCGAAACCGGCGATCTCGCATGCGAAGACGCAAGCGCGCAGGACGCGCGCGCCCTCGCAGCGCTGACGCCGACCCCGGTGAGCGCGACGGCGTTGCCGGAGCGGATCGACGACGACCCCCTGCGCGACTTCGCACCGGCCGAAGAGGACGGTCCGTGGATGCTGCGGTTCTCGCTACCCGCCGACACCACTGTGCAGGGCGCCCCCGACGCGCGGTGCGGCGACGGCATCGCGACGCAGTTCGTCAATCCCGTCGGCGAGACCGTCAAGGTGTTCTGGGTCGACTGCGCGACGGTGGCCCGGGCTCAGGAGCTCTCGACCGACTACTGGCGTATGACCGACAGCGCCGGTCTGAGCCTTGTGTACATCGCGGGATACGACGGCGTCACGCGACTGCAGGAGTCGAACGGATCACGCATCCTCCGGTGGTGGATTCAAGGATCGCAGTACATCCAGGTCGAGCAGTCGTGCGCCGACGCCGACGAAGCACGCTGCGCGGAGCGCACAGCCGCCTACCTGCACGAGATCACGGCGTCGATGACCGGAGACGTGCAGCCACTCACGAACTGGAACAAGGCCCTCTGGGCGGTCGTGGTGCTCGTCGGTGTGCCGATCGCGACCTACCTCGTGATCCTCATCCCCCGTCGCGTGATCGCCCGGCGACGGCAGCGCGAGGCCGACCCCGGGACGGAGCCGGAGGCGACCGCGGCATACGTGTCGGTCGACCGGCTGATCCGCCGGGCGCGCACCGGGCGCACCGTGCGCCGCATCATCGTGGTCGTGCTGGGCACGGTCGCCTCGATCGCGGTGGCGGTGCTCGGCCTGTACAGCGGCCAGTTCGCCGTTCAGCTGCTCGGCCTCTTCGTCGCACCCGTGTTCGTGTTCGTCGCCATCGGCGCGCTGGTCGACCTGGTGTGGCGCCCCCATCGGCTCGTCCGGCCGCCGCGCCGACGCGGTCGCCCTTCACTGCAAGGACTCGTCGGGATGCTGCTGCGCGGCCTCGCCGCGCTGGTCGCCGTCTCGACGCTCATGCTCTACCTGCTGGCCGTGCTCTTCATGTGGTTCAACGGTCAGCAGACCGCGGCGACGTTCCGCGCCGAGATCGAGCAGATGCTCGCACAGGCGGAGGGCGCCGCACGGGTGCTGCCTCTCGCGCTGCTCTGGCTGCAGGACCTGCAGCGCAGCGGGTGGATCGTGGCGCTCTTCTTCATCATGGTGGCGATCCCGATCTTCCTGGCGTATCTGCTCGACCGGCTCGGGCGGCGGCTCGCCCGCCGCTCCCTCACCGATACCCTCGCGCACGACGACCGCCCGTACTTCCTGTACCTGCGCGGGTTCGACGAGGATCGGCTGCGCATCGATGAGTCGCTGGGGCGGCGTGGGTTCCTCGAAGTGTTCTCACCGTTCGGCCGCCCCAGGTTCGAGGAGGTGCTGGCGGAGCAGCTGAGCGGGTGGGGTCCCGTCATCGCGATCTCGGGCACGAAGCGCCGGATCCAAGACCTCGGTGCGGCGAAGATGTCGTTCGAAGGCGACGAGTGGCGTGACGAGGTCGAGAGATGGGTCGGCGGCGCACGCGCCGTGGTGTTGTCTGCGACCCCGAGCGAAGTGCGCGCCGGGCTGGAGTGGGAGATCGCTCACCTCGCGTCGCGTCCCGACGCGCCGCCGGTGGTCCTCGTGATCTCGCCGTGGCCGCGGTCCACGCGCGAGGCACGGTGGCGAGGATTCCTCACGAGCGCCGGGCGATGGCCGCTGTTCCGGCAGCTCATCGACCGGCCCGTGCCCTCGGCGACCACCATCGTGACCCACCGACCGGGACGCGGGTGGACGGCCTACGGGGCGCGCCGACGGTGGGACTGGTCGTACGCCGCCGCGCTGCTCACCGCGATCGGCAACGGCGACCTCCAGCGGGCGGGTACGGGGGTTGACGCCCCGGGTGCGCCGGCCTCGGCGGAGCATGAACCGGAGCCGGCATGAGCGAAGTGTCGTGGTGGCCGGCGGTGCGGCGGATCGGGATCGTCGTGTCGGCGGCGGGATGCGCCGTGCTGGCGGTGCTGCTGGCGGTCGCCGCGCTGCGCCCCGATCACCCGCTCGCGGAGCCGCTCGCCGAGTTCTGGGATCCGCAGTCGTGGCAGATCGTCACGCTCTCCATCGTGTGGGATGGACTGCTCAGCGCGTTCATCCTCGTGGGAAGACGACCGCGGCAGTCCGCACGCCCACTTCTCGCGCTCGTGCTGATGGGCGCCGTCGCCGTGGGGCTGGGATTCACGGCCTACCTCCCCTGCACGGGCGACGGCGTGCCGTTCTGGACGCCGCTCAGCTGGGGGCTCGCCGTCTTCGTAGGAAGCGCCGGCGACCCCTTCGGCGCCACCGCAGGCTGCCCCGACCAGGCCCCGCTCGCCCTTCTCGTCGCCCGCTATCTCGCCGTCGCCACGGTCGGTCTCGGGTTCGTGGCCGCAGCATCCGTTCTCTTCCGATCACAGCTCGACGTGCTGCGCATGCGGCGCTCCCGCTCGCGCATCGTGATCGACGGCCCGCTCGATGTGACGCTGCGCGCGGCCACCCGGATCCGTGATCGAGTGGGGCGCCGCACGCTGATCGTCGTGCGTGCCGACGCGAGCGATCCCCCGCCACCCGCGCATCGCCAGCAGGGCATCGTGCTGCTCCGCTGGCCCGACCCGGTCGACGCCGCCCTCCGCGCCTTCTCACTCCGGCGCGGGCGCGTCGCCTTGACCGCGCTCTACCTGCTGGGCCCGGAGGCGAGCGTGAATCTCACCCGCTTCGAGCATCTGGCAGATGGCCTGGCGGCAGCATC
This genomic window contains:
- a CDS encoding acyl-CoA dehydrogenase family protein, whose protein sequence is MTAVATGVGAGTLAPVRAFDAFLGDPAGDDAVISTSRSVLLDERAAFPDDEIGAVTAFGLQRWYIPAAHGGAFTDALVPLLMIRHLARRDFTVAAAHGKTFLGAICAWVADGSIATRMAGLVETGRPVSWGLTERGRGSDLSRSATTARLGADAVRVDGGKWPINNAVRCRAMTVLARSDERGGPRSLSLVLVDKDEADPATIGYEPKVASHGLRGANLAGIRFEGSVVGPDTVVGPEGHGLEIVLKSLQLTRPFTTGLSMGAVDRALQTALDAAAVPDGAHGRLLDSPTARRSLGVAVADALLVECLMLVGVRSAHAVPAEMALVSALVKFLGPDTADLLFRDLTRLLGARALVVGTEASGALHPSAFGAFQKAARDSRVVGIFDGNSVVNLNMIVNELPNQLRPAPAPPLAEVLAPLRADAHFDALDTTALRLVTRHGSRLLRSLPAFVDALDDGRTSRAAVDAARWIGREYTALLAEAETLPRQSQPDPLAFHLAERFALVFGGACALAVHLARAGAVPGPLGDSDVWLAAVLERVANRLGADPVQAPVADALLDAAARAHAAGGAVTLLGSWTERS
- a CDS encoding acyl-CoA dehydrogenase family protein, which encodes MSIAESVERARLAFGLDVAVGLDVLEPLIGRMRLVIPGGGRAVTSALRTYRFDASDVAPESDAALVTAIRAAVPAAALGALDAALRESVQYSHARHLYGGAVLDIPHARSLLAAALADALTADALSSAAVCLADARAPAASVAVALSAHLSCLLLAEAAQQVSVLAGSTFYARIAPFELIEQHVRDLSALAVLVPDLADPLPTALDGLGAWCVDTDAAAPGSLLRPEVVAAIAMDAPGAVEVHVALAAAAAETAAEAAGSESLDPHQSLELAHRVSLLTAAAAVVDGWMHARGSEAIAGDPLAMEACLRRIRGRVVRRQPPLPADLVARLVAHAEARAASGEEMAIGPARAAVPPM
- a CDS encoding acyl carrier protein; the protein is MPVQLTATEIEQWLVGRVVAYGKIQADAFTIDTPLAELGLDSVYALTLCGDIEDEFQLEVDPTIVWDHPTIRELAEGIRQRADE
- a CDS encoding 4'-phosphopantetheinyl transferase superfamily protein, coding for MSEAGGDARRTLVSARGVHVVTGRVPGIGSGFDAEDAAQLLGTDAATLGSLDETRVASYLTARRWVRDIVTVRLRRAWSGFEATPRGVKPRLADSTLDVSIAHAGDRLVVGVVEHGRIGVDVELVASVFDQPSLVGRLCTPAERRRADALGPAERRAWLTQLWTVKESYAKALGAGLSLDFRQLDGAGLRHRVAVRGVLTPATGASHAKIAVSWVDAAPSRSPSSIRAI
- a CDS encoding UDP-glucose/GDP-mannose dehydrogenase family protein, whose protein sequence is MRLSVIGCGYLGAVHAAAMASIGHDVVGIDVDARKVASLSKGEAPFFEPGLQEILTEGIASGRLRFTTDMAAAAGAAVHFVGVGTPQQKDGYAADLTYVNAAIDSLLPYLSAGDIVAGKSTVPVGTAADLAPRVEATGATLVWNPEFLREGFAVKDTIDPDRLVVGVPAGEAGQAAADTLREVYHPSVAKDTPFIVTDLATAELVKVAANAFLATKISFINAMAEIAEVTGADVTQLADAIGHDARIGRRFLGAGIGFGGGCLPKDIRAFSARAEELGRGESVAFLREVDAINLRRRERAVQLVLEALDGSVFKKNITVLGAAFKPYSDDIRDSPALDVAVRLHGLGAWVTITDPAAIPNAQRLHPQLNYVEDRDEALREADAVILVTEWDEYRRELTPEHAATLTRGKVVIDGRNGWDATAWRNAGWAYHGMGRP
- a CDS encoding DUF222 domain-containing protein, with amino-acid sequence MDHEERDRAEAQSAGAFADELRAIHADEAALQARKLRLLARAFELAETQKARIPSMRSRERDMPLRSLAAELGLAVRMNDRTMQSHLWDAHRLVTDFPATVDALGSGDISRAHASAILDAGADIDDASARGAYEQAVLDHARGTTAARTRSFAQQQADIHNPRTLQERHDSAVQGRRIWVTDLADGMSQLNLLTSTALAHGILDRTTRQAKLIKRLDAAARRDSMSAPVEGDGAGGDHVARGEDASTGAAADDTWFDQRTIDQTRADLVIDLLLTGSPAIDPTLDASPGGLGAIRAMVQVTVPVTTLTGVTTGGAELDGRAPVDAETARRLAGDAPGWDRVMTDPVTGIVLTVDRYQPSAEQKRFLHARDQHCRFPGCRRPARSCDHDHTQDFALGGPTEICNLACFCKRHHTLKHNTDWTVRQLPGGTLEWTSPAGAHYLEDPPARVVFVPSADPPPF
- a CDS encoding IS481 family transposase gives rise to the protein MSHANAALTPRARLRLARLIVDEGWPLQVAAKMFMVSTVTARKWAARFRSEGPAGMSDRSSRPRSMPAKTPSPVVKKIVKARWRRRLGPVQIAGELGLAPSTVHAVLVRCGLNRLSAIDRVTGEPIRRYEHDHPGALIHVDVTKFGRIPDGGGHRFVGRQQGARNKLETPGLPRGKDHKPRTGTGFFHTVVDDNSRVAYVEEHDDERAETAVGVLTRAIAFFADHGVTVERVLSDNGSCYRSLAWRDACADLGIRHKRTRPYRPQTNGKIERFHRTLADGWAYAKFYPSETERRDALPGWIHFYNHHRRHSAIGAPPISRINNLPGHHS